The following proteins are co-located in the Candidatus Tumulicola sp. genome:
- a CDS encoding CxxC-x17-CxxC domain-containing protein, with the protein MRSNSPGGGGGGDRAGGGRPREMFTATCSQCGGVAEVPFNPRGDKPVYCRDCFASRPSFG; encoded by the coding sequence ATGCGTTCTAATAGCCCGGGTGGGGGCGGTGGCGGCGATCGTGCCGGCGGCGGACGTCCGCGCGAGATGTTTACTGCGACATGCAGCCAGTGTGGCGGCGTCGCTGAGGTGCCGTTCAATCCGCGTGGCGACAAGCCCGTGTATTGCCGCGACTGCTTCGCGTCGCGACCGAGCTTCGGCTAA
- a CDS encoding DNA-3-methyladenine glycosylase I, producing the protein MSVPEIPEVVNPSGAADYLEVITRAVFQAGVRWKQIADNWDAYRLAFESFDLRRVAAYNDLDLERVLGTPGILRMRRKVAATVANARALAEIEREFGGIPEYLHAFTEYDALAADIRRRFAFMGEMNVWYFLFRIGEPVPRFENWVDTIRGDHPRMYDMVLQARAAGRSPERGE; encoded by the coding sequence ATGTCCGTTCCCGAGATTCCGGAGGTCGTCAACCCCTCCGGTGCGGCCGACTATCTAGAGGTTATCACGCGTGCGGTTTTCCAGGCGGGCGTGCGCTGGAAGCAGATCGCAGACAACTGGGACGCGTACCGGCTGGCGTTCGAGTCGTTCGACCTGCGGCGCGTCGCCGCGTATAACGATCTCGACCTCGAACGTGTGCTCGGAACCCCCGGTATCCTTCGCATGCGACGAAAAGTAGCGGCGACCGTGGCCAACGCTCGCGCGCTAGCAGAAATCGAGCGCGAATTCGGGGGAATTCCGGAGTATCTCCACGCGTTTACCGAGTACGACGCTCTGGCGGCCGACATCCGGCGCCGCTTCGCTTTTATGGGCGAAATGAACGTATGGTACTTTCTGTTTCGCATCGGGGAGCCGGTGCCGCGCTTCGAGAACTGGGTGGACACCATTCGCGGAGATCATCCACGGATGTACGATATGGTTTTACAGGCGCGCGCCGCTGGGCGTTCGCCGGAACGAGGAGAATAA
- a CDS encoding TMEM175 family protein, translating into MKPERLTAFTDGVIAVIITVMVLEIKAPLGASFHDLSALVPQMLCYLLSFVYVAIYWANHHHFFQLVQRVNGGIMWSNLNLLFWLSLVPFTTAWLGNHDHDAVPTAVYGVSLLACAMSWVLMQNVVVASQGDESELRKAIGDDAKGKMALVLYIAGICLAFINVWLADAMYAIVAMMWLVPDRRIARYLESRR; encoded by the coding sequence ATGAAACCCGAACGGCTCACCGCGTTCACCGACGGCGTCATCGCCGTAATCATCACGGTCATGGTGCTCGAAATAAAGGCACCCCTGGGCGCCTCGTTTCACGACTTATCGGCGCTGGTGCCGCAGATGCTGTGCTACCTGCTCAGCTTCGTATACGTCGCGATCTACTGGGCCAACCATCATCATTTTTTCCAGTTGGTGCAGCGGGTCAACGGCGGAATCATGTGGTCGAATCTCAACCTGCTGTTCTGGCTTTCGTTGGTACCATTTACCACCGCATGGCTCGGCAATCACGATCATGACGCCGTCCCGACCGCGGTCTACGGCGTGTCGCTGTTGGCGTGCGCCATGTCGTGGGTGCTCATGCAGAACGTCGTCGTCGCATCGCAAGGAGACGAGTCGGAGCTTCGAAAGGCCATCGGCGACGACGCGAAGGGTAAGATGGCGCTGGTGCTCTACATCGCGGGCATCTGCTTGGCGTTCATCAACGTGTGGCTGGCCGATGCGATGTATGCGATCGTCGCGATGATGTGGCTCGTTCCCGACCGCCGCATCGCACGCTATCTCGAATCGCGGCGATGA
- a CDS encoding TonB-dependent receptor: MRRIIAAAFAACLALAGLPAIAQSDSGQISIVVTDAQTKQPVGLARVLLDGAVITSELTGTNGKVIFTEVPDGIYRARIVKRGYHSLTSESFEVLDGRVVTVTMALEGDTGNLKVIGTVQVKASVVISSTSIDQNSAQRRLSDDLAGALNKLSGVSVTTSSDDSDATQTVSLEGHDASQTALTLDGIPLNAPGTAGNLGAFATDLFSGASVRQGATLGGLGGSVNFSTLQPTLSWMSQASFSAGSYGKYNYSFAESGSVGKLGVAAQTVYRETPSLIDGEYYLDGSGLEYNHDGDSEVSGNLFKARYEFGDSQSITGTFLNSTRDTNIVCLREGAPPALPCGYGPNNSSDSSTQLYALTDNALVGATELQGTLYSTVSKMSLDELERYVDISTGPYPIPDNQPNAFDTLMSTKGFSVSATLPAQQRHTISIQAYGSTSQNVTTPLIEQSAQYYFGGFNTSYDALSATDTIHSSDKLTLSDSLGLSTGTGSGGVTALGSIAATWRPTTVDTYNASYSLGGVAATMGRSQILSDPASLRFTCAGTPAQDTAYGQAPGDNPGPSSSISYRAGYTRTFKGGNVSVQLYRQIQAGVLLPVDVNGTVLAQQGLLPVGYLQQAQELFDSAAGCNLKSNTPLQAAQLYFSTPISGIKRIYQGAELTGYATFGGLVVQPFYNLIQSQAFSNSPYLNNPYSIVLSGLQLPNQPMQRAGVVLDYKAPHSIFEWLADAQYTGRNNPNNLPAYTTYDAGVTASLNFGTLTFAASNITNTYAGIFSTPKNAVPYTTLAGYLVPTMARPIQPSQISLTYSARFGPGAVSSQSSSAYNPVRNRGGGRGGFGGGGFGGGPGGGPPGGGPPPGAGPPSGNGGSGNRPFFAPLPTSPPADPLGLIADQTRCSSDDRSKATALSGELKAYVARIEAAKTNAGYPATLSAPDLPDASVTYHGLGSTYALSIVPKSTTRLRALAGCFALHIARAADVTSLKLYAPQTTLFFAPQLDFMPAVGLYFVARQQQAGQESFRVYKLPATPPKTPFEVRASDSCTGDAKNLATQALNELNAYFTSHGKAPTWTITAHTAAGGTWYELQPSDPTVFGAIVQCGRVAATTPDELKTKNFDGKDVPAMNYTPSLGLYFVRPPRPPRPAGSPPPE, from the coding sequence ATGCGTCGAATAATCGCCGCGGCCTTTGCCGCATGCCTCGCCTTAGCCGGTCTTCCGGCGATCGCACAGTCCGATTCGGGCCAGATTTCGATCGTCGTTACCGACGCGCAAACCAAGCAGCCGGTCGGGTTGGCGCGCGTGCTTCTCGATGGCGCGGTCATCACGTCTGAGTTGACCGGCACCAACGGCAAGGTCATCTTCACCGAAGTTCCCGACGGCATCTATCGCGCACGCATCGTCAAACGCGGCTACCATAGCCTGACGTCGGAGTCGTTTGAAGTCCTCGACGGCCGAGTGGTCACCGTGACGATGGCGCTCGAAGGGGACACCGGCAATCTCAAAGTTATCGGAACCGTCCAGGTAAAAGCATCGGTCGTCATTTCATCGACGTCGATCGATCAAAACTCGGCGCAGCGCCGCCTCTCCGACGATCTGGCCGGCGCGCTGAACAAACTCTCTGGCGTCAGCGTTACCACCAGCAGCGACGATAGTGACGCAACGCAGACCGTCTCCCTCGAAGGTCACGACGCGAGTCAAACCGCGCTCACGCTCGATGGCATTCCGCTCAATGCGCCCGGCACTGCCGGCAACCTCGGCGCGTTCGCGACCGACTTGTTTTCGGGAGCGTCGGTCCGCCAAGGTGCGACGCTCGGGGGGCTGGGCGGCTCGGTCAACTTTAGCACGCTGCAGCCGACGCTCAGTTGGATGTCGCAGGCGAGCTTCTCGGCCGGAAGTTACGGTAAATACAACTATTCGTTCGCAGAGAGCGGTTCGGTCGGGAAACTCGGCGTCGCGGCGCAGACCGTGTATCGCGAGACGCCGTCTCTAATCGACGGGGAGTATTATCTCGACGGCAGCGGGCTCGAATACAACCACGACGGCGACAGTGAAGTCTCGGGCAATCTCTTCAAAGCGCGTTACGAGTTCGGCGATTCGCAGTCGATCACCGGAACGTTCCTCAATTCGACGCGGGACACCAACATCGTCTGTTTGCGCGAAGGTGCGCCGCCCGCACTGCCGTGCGGCTACGGCCCCAACAATAGCAGCGATAGCAGCACGCAGCTGTATGCGCTTACCGACAACGCGCTGGTCGGCGCCACCGAACTGCAAGGAACGCTGTATTCGACCGTTTCGAAAATGTCGCTCGACGAACTCGAACGCTACGTCGATATCTCGACCGGACCGTATCCGATTCCCGACAATCAGCCGAACGCGTTCGACACCCTGATGAGTACCAAAGGCTTTTCGGTTAGCGCGACGCTGCCGGCCCAACAGCGCCACACCATCTCGATCCAAGCCTACGGTTCGACCTCGCAGAACGTCACCACGCCGTTGATCGAGCAGTCTGCGCAGTATTATTTCGGCGGGTTTAACACGAGCTACGACGCTCTCAGCGCTACCGACACGATCCATTCCAGCGACAAACTCACGCTTTCGGATTCCCTCGGATTGAGCACGGGCACGGGTTCGGGCGGCGTCACCGCGTTGGGCAGCATAGCGGCGACGTGGAGGCCGACGACCGTCGATACGTACAACGCTTCGTATTCGTTGGGTGGTGTCGCGGCCACGATGGGCCGTTCGCAAATCCTGAGCGATCCGGCCTCGCTACGCTTTACGTGCGCGGGCACGCCGGCTCAAGACACCGCCTACGGACAGGCGCCGGGCGACAATCCCGGCCCGAGTTCTTCCATTTCGTATCGCGCCGGCTACACGCGAACGTTTAAGGGCGGCAACGTCTCGGTGCAACTCTACCGGCAAATCCAAGCCGGCGTGTTGCTGCCGGTCGATGTCAACGGCACCGTGCTCGCGCAGCAAGGGTTACTACCGGTCGGGTATCTGCAACAAGCCCAGGAACTGTTCGATTCCGCGGCCGGCTGCAATTTAAAATCCAACACGCCGCTGCAGGCCGCGCAACTGTATTTTTCGACGCCGATCTCGGGAATCAAGCGAATCTATCAGGGCGCCGAACTTACCGGTTACGCGACCTTCGGCGGTTTGGTCGTGCAGCCGTTCTACAATCTTATTCAGTCGCAAGCATTCTCCAACTCGCCGTATCTCAACAATCCGTATTCGATCGTGTTGTCGGGCTTGCAGCTGCCGAATCAACCGATGCAACGCGCGGGCGTCGTTCTCGATTACAAAGCGCCGCACTCGATCTTCGAATGGCTGGCCGACGCGCAGTACACCGGCCGCAACAATCCCAACAACTTGCCGGCCTACACAACCTATGACGCCGGCGTGACCGCGTCGCTCAACTTCGGAACGCTGACGTTTGCCGCCAGCAATATTACCAACACCTATGCCGGCATCTTCTCGACGCCGAAAAACGCCGTGCCGTATACGACGTTAGCCGGTTATCTGGTCCCGACAATGGCGCGGCCGATCCAGCCGAGTCAGATTTCGCTCACCTATAGCGCGCGCTTCGGGCCGGGCGCGGTCAGTTCGCAATCATCGTCGGCGTATAATCCCGTACGCAATCGCGGCGGCGGACGTGGCGGATTTGGCGGCGGCGGATTTGGTGGCGGTCCCGGCGGCGGACCCCCCGGCGGAGGGCCGCCTCCGGGAGCGGGTCCGCCGAGCGGCAATGGCGGTTCCGGTAATCGGCCGTTCTTCGCACCGTTGCCGACCTCACCGCCGGCCGATCCGCTCGGCCTGATCGCCGATCAGACGCGTTGCAGCTCCGACGACAGATCGAAAGCCACAGCGCTATCCGGCGAGTTGAAAGCGTATGTTGCGCGCATCGAAGCGGCGAAGACTAACGCTGGGTATCCCGCGACGCTATCTGCGCCCGACCTACCCGACGCATCCGTAACGTATCACGGCCTTGGCTCGACCTACGCGTTGTCGATCGTGCCCAAGAGTACGACGCGCTTGCGCGCGCTGGCCGGCTGCTTTGCATTGCACATCGCACGCGCCGCCGACGTAACGTCGCTCAAACTCTACGCGCCGCAAACGACGCTGTTCTTCGCACCGCAACTCGACTTTATGCCGGCGGTCGGCTTGTACTTCGTCGCTCGCCAGCAGCAAGCCGGACAAGAATCATTCCGCGTGTACAAACTGCCGGCCACGCCGCCCAAAACGCCCTTCGAAGTGCGCGCGAGCGACTCATGTACCGGCGATGCGAAGAATCTTGCGACGCAAGCACTCAACGAGTTGAACGCCTACTTTACCTCGCACGGCAAAGCGCCGACCTGGACGATCACCGCGCATACCGCAGCCGGCGGAACGTGGTACGAGTTGCAGCCTAGCGACCCGACCGTATTCGGTGCGATCGTGCAGTGCGGGCGCGTCGCTGCGACTACCCCCGACGAACTCAAGACCAAAAACTTCGACGGCAAGGACGTCCCGGCGATGAACTACACGCCGTCACTCGGCCTCTACTTCGTACGGCCGCCGCGTCCGCCGCGCCCTGCAGGGTCACCCCCGCCCGAGTAA
- a CDS encoding HAMP domain-containing sensor histidine kinase — MKVASRLSALYAALLGVTVLLVIVASSIALVVELGAFSQDIVIAKHEEARIMADRYHREGLTLAQGAPEVVAALQGIGMRVTVYDNKGSYLAGDKTLRPKVLDRILSLGGFEHFIPHPVHSPHFIGPPLGPPADTSRFDPMQVAPVHGGYVAFATSPWLLIVSLDPYWRIVLAIALGAMFVSWFIGRVFASQALKPISEVSTALHQLANGDYTQRRFVLQSGDEVASLTEAYNDAAASVASAMDDRRRAEGRMRQFAADASHELRTPLTVIGGYIDVLRRGAVEEPKIARQILATMSLEKEHMRSMIDRLMRLARLDSETEPRVEVIDVKAFLQGQVKAAHRLDERRQIDYSVDNVETIDADPSELGEAVWNIIENALKYAPEAPIHLRASRNDGHVIISVRDEGPGMSESERVHAFERFYRGDERGEITGTGLGLAIAKRAVERAGGDIAIDSAPGHGTTLTITLDASPDTYSALTTAPVQKRLGA, encoded by the coding sequence ATGAAGGTTGCGTCCCGCCTCTCGGCGCTCTACGCGGCGCTGTTGGGCGTGACGGTGCTGCTCGTCATCGTTGCCTCGTCGATCGCGCTGGTCGTCGAACTCGGCGCATTCTCCCAAGACATCGTGATCGCCAAGCACGAAGAGGCGCGCATCATGGCCGATCGCTATCATCGCGAAGGCCTGACGCTCGCGCAAGGTGCTCCGGAGGTTGTTGCCGCCCTGCAAGGCATCGGTATGCGAGTCACCGTCTACGATAATAAGGGCAGCTATCTCGCGGGTGATAAAACCCTTCGTCCCAAGGTGCTCGACCGGATCCTGTCGCTGGGCGGTTTCGAACATTTCATTCCCCATCCGGTCCACTCGCCGCACTTCATCGGTCCGCCGCTCGGTCCGCCGGCCGATACTTCGCGATTCGATCCCATGCAAGTGGCACCGGTGCATGGCGGCTACGTGGCCTTCGCGACGTCGCCGTGGCTGCTGATCGTTTCGCTCGATCCGTATTGGCGCATCGTGTTGGCGATCGCGCTCGGCGCCATGTTCGTTTCGTGGTTCATCGGCCGGGTGTTTGCATCGCAGGCGCTCAAACCGATCAGCGAGGTCAGCACCGCACTGCACCAGCTCGCCAACGGCGATTACACCCAACGACGTTTCGTTCTGCAAAGCGGCGACGAAGTGGCATCCCTAACGGAGGCCTACAACGATGCCGCCGCTAGCGTTGCGAGTGCGATGGACGATCGCCGGCGTGCGGAGGGTCGCATGCGCCAGTTTGCCGCCGACGCCTCGCACGAACTTCGCACGCCGCTCACCGTGATCGGCGGCTATATCGACGTGCTGCGCCGAGGCGCCGTCGAAGAACCCAAGATCGCTCGTCAAATTCTCGCTACCATGTCGCTCGAGAAAGAGCACATGCGGAGCATGATCGATCGCTTGATGCGATTGGCACGTCTCGATTCCGAAACCGAGCCGCGCGTCGAAGTCATCGATGTGAAAGCATTCTTACAAGGGCAGGTCAAGGCCGCGCACCGGCTCGACGAGCGCCGCCAGATCGATTACTCGGTCGACAACGTCGAAACGATCGACGCCGATCCCAGCGAGTTGGGCGAAGCCGTCTGGAACATCATCGAGAACGCGCTCAAATACGCGCCCGAAGCGCCGATCCACCTACGCGCGAGCCGCAACGATGGTCACGTGATCATTAGCGTGCGCGATGAAGGACCCGGTATGTCCGAATCCGAGCGCGTGCACGCTTTCGAACGCTTTTATCGCGGCGACGAGCGCGGCGAGATCACCGGAACCGGTCTCGGATTGGCGATCGCGAAGCGCGCGGTGGAACGCGCCGGCGGCGATATCGCCATCGACAGCGCGCCGGGCCACGGTACCACGCTGACGATCACACTCGATGCATCGCCGGATACGTATTCCGCGCTAACGACAGCGCCCGTGCAGAAACGGCTCGGGGCGTAA
- a CDS encoding response regulator transcription factor produces the protein MQTMPNSRVAVIDDDRMVREMLELGLSREGYEVRTATDGFGALELVKSFDPEVIVLDIMMPKIDGITLLPRLREITQAPILMLTAKGGTDDKVRSLASGADDYLVKPFVFEELIARLHAKLRRPQLIEENVLRWHDVSINPDTREAWRGKDVLEFTQREFDLLEVFLREPRRVFSKDHLLEIVWGHDFEGGPNIVETYISYLRAKIDRPGEQGSFIRTVRGVGYGLSQ, from the coding sequence ATGCAAACTATGCCGAACTCCCGCGTTGCCGTCATCGATGACGATCGCATGGTCCGTGAAATGCTCGAATTGGGCCTCTCCCGCGAGGGCTACGAGGTTCGGACCGCGACCGACGGCTTCGGCGCGTTGGAACTGGTCAAGTCGTTCGATCCGGAAGTGATCGTGCTCGACATCATGATGCCCAAGATCGACGGTATCACGCTGCTGCCGCGCTTGCGCGAGATTACGCAGGCGCCGATCCTTATGCTCACGGCCAAAGGCGGCACCGACGATAAAGTGCGATCGCTCGCGTCCGGCGCCGACGATTATCTCGTCAAACCGTTCGTTTTCGAAGAACTGATCGCGCGCTTGCACGCCAAACTGCGGCGCCCACAACTGATCGAAGAGAACGTGCTGCGTTGGCACGACGTGTCGATCAATCCGGATACGCGCGAAGCCTGGCGCGGCAAGGACGTGCTCGAGTTCACCCAGCGCGAGTTCGATTTGCTTGAAGTTTTTCTACGCGAGCCGCGCCGAGTGTTCAGCAAGGACCACTTGCTCGAAATCGTCTGGGGTCACGATTTTGAAGGCGGCCCGAACATCGTCGAGACCTACATCTCGTATCTCCGGGCCAAGATCGACCGGCCGGGCGAGCAGGGATCGTTCATCCGCACGGTTCGCGGGGTTGGATACGGCCTTAGCCAATAA
- a CDS encoding LuxR C-terminal-related transcriptional regulator, whose protein sequence is MERASFGADAGPSFERVRVSARLDSLERKRIALLVAPAGWGKTSALQAARYSRDPSARAFDVRDYRDDFESLLRDIDTAVADNVARIVVDSLDVLFRDPASLERFVATIDAAPAEIHWTIASRGTFGLPVASWQAYGHCDAPLDATDLRLSREEITEFLMGDGLASGDAHSVQIEEIAGGWPAAVTFLPNLRRNATSFWREQAFAAMQSDELECLHLASLLPAVDLRVLETAGCANASVLLERIGARTSIVQCDHGTYRWVPLVREALLELPLAEAERRDLLSRVAIALERFEFTSDAVRAATAAGVASEIRRLLAKHGIALLDRGDSQTVRQAIDAIEPATRESDANLLTLRGLLYASSGNPIRAEATLRRAVAIAGDDAELEASARLKLAALVLNHGGAIEGIVEPLVESPRFSPSIKAEVLSLLGAMEAATGLRESAQSKVDAATSALAEIPFDSSRARALQRIGVASMYLGRYALAKDYLGHASELALELDNYSVASRAFSALSNLVCHEYDDVMAQLWYAERAVDAATKSRDAVELQTAMLQVAAAEMRRGNAEESAGYEDLVAGLRSDPRRAAVASSFKALRLAWEGQFAQAHRLLAPCWQHLNHYFDSVLVGGQFAAFLALDDRRGPSIEAVSDVLAIVDSVEPRGLFRIRCVTLGLLFCVIAETLNERTTYASRIARRIFIKRSDPVTGLAGRIAREFIARGPSGLDVEAMLSSVGHLPSFGYSDVSRVLEAVLQSLAGLRYRDQDAVLTAAEVNVLQLLAEGFSTKDIAEQSGRSVNTVRAHLANAINKLQCHGRAQAVAAARRRRLIS, encoded by the coding sequence GTGGAACGCGCGTCTTTTGGAGCGGACGCCGGGCCTTCGTTCGAACGCGTCCGCGTGTCGGCGCGACTCGATTCGCTGGAACGGAAACGGATCGCACTACTTGTCGCCCCTGCCGGGTGGGGCAAGACGAGCGCGCTGCAGGCGGCGCGCTACTCGCGCGACCCTTCGGCGCGAGCGTTCGATGTTCGCGACTATCGCGACGACTTCGAATCGCTGCTGCGTGATATCGACACGGCCGTCGCAGATAACGTCGCGCGAATCGTTGTCGACTCGCTAGACGTGCTCTTTCGCGATCCGGCCTCATTGGAACGCTTCGTTGCTACGATCGACGCCGCGCCGGCCGAAATACATTGGACCATCGCGTCGCGTGGCACATTCGGGCTGCCAGTTGCGAGTTGGCAAGCGTACGGACACTGCGACGCCCCGCTCGACGCCACCGATTTGCGCCTGTCGCGCGAAGAGATCACGGAGTTCCTCATGGGCGACGGCCTCGCGTCGGGCGATGCCCACTCGGTACAAATCGAGGAAATCGCCGGCGGATGGCCGGCCGCTGTCACGTTTTTGCCGAACCTGCGCCGCAACGCGACTTCGTTCTGGCGCGAGCAAGCGTTCGCGGCGATGCAATCGGACGAGTTGGAATGTCTACATCTCGCGTCGTTGTTACCCGCCGTCGACTTGCGTGTGTTGGAAACGGCCGGATGCGCGAACGCCTCCGTTTTGCTCGAACGAATCGGCGCTAGAACCTCGATCGTGCAGTGCGATCATGGTACGTATCGATGGGTGCCACTCGTTCGCGAAGCGCTGCTAGAGCTGCCGTTGGCCGAAGCCGAGCGACGCGATCTGCTTTCACGTGTTGCGATCGCACTCGAACGATTCGAGTTCACAAGTGATGCAGTGCGCGCGGCCACCGCGGCCGGCGTCGCATCAGAAATTCGGCGGCTATTAGCGAAACACGGTATCGCGTTGCTGGACCGCGGAGACTCGCAGACCGTACGCCAAGCAATCGACGCGATCGAACCCGCCACGCGCGAATCCGACGCGAACCTCTTGACGCTGCGCGGTCTACTGTACGCGTCGAGCGGCAATCCCATCCGCGCCGAAGCGACGTTACGTCGCGCGGTTGCGATAGCGGGTGACGATGCCGAGCTTGAGGCCAGCGCGCGCCTCAAGCTTGCGGCGTTGGTGTTGAACCACGGCGGCGCCATCGAAGGCATCGTCGAGCCGCTGGTTGAGTCGCCGCGATTCTCGCCGAGCATCAAAGCCGAAGTGCTTTCACTGCTCGGGGCGATGGAGGCGGCTACGGGATTGCGGGAGAGCGCGCAATCCAAAGTCGATGCGGCAACGTCGGCGCTCGCCGAGATTCCATTTGATTCGTCCCGCGCGCGAGCGCTGCAGCGCATCGGCGTTGCGTCGATGTATTTGGGCCGCTATGCACTCGCCAAGGATTATCTCGGACATGCCTCCGAGCTGGCATTGGAACTCGACAACTATAGTGTGGCAAGCCGAGCATTTTCAGCCTTGTCGAACCTAGTCTGTCACGAATACGACGACGTGATGGCCCAACTTTGGTACGCCGAGCGCGCGGTCGATGCCGCCACGAAATCGCGCGACGCGGTCGAATTGCAAACGGCCATGCTGCAGGTAGCCGCCGCTGAAATGCGACGCGGTAACGCGGAAGAAAGCGCCGGGTATGAGGATCTCGTCGCCGGTCTGCGTTCCGACCCACGGCGTGCAGCTGTGGCTTCGAGTTTCAAAGCGTTGCGTCTCGCCTGGGAGGGACAGTTCGCGCAGGCGCATCGTCTATTGGCGCCGTGCTGGCAACACCTGAACCACTACTTCGATTCGGTCTTGGTCGGCGGTCAATTCGCCGCGTTCTTGGCCCTCGATGATCGCCGCGGCCCGTCCATCGAAGCCGTGTCCGATGTCTTGGCCATCGTCGATTCGGTCGAGCCGCGCGGGTTGTTTCGCATCCGCTGCGTAACGCTCGGATTGTTGTTTTGTGTGATCGCCGAAACGCTCAACGAACGAACCACGTATGCCTCACGGATTGCTCGCCGTATTTTTATCAAGCGATCGGACCCGGTGACCGGCTTGGCAGGACGCATCGCTCGCGAGTTCATCGCGCGCGGACCGTCGGGGCTCGATGTCGAGGCGATGCTTTCTTCGGTCGGGCACCTGCCGAGTTTCGGATACTCCGACGTCAGCCGCGTGCTCGAGGCGGTGTTGCAATCGCTCGCGGGCCTACGCTACCGGGACCAAGATGCCGTGCTCACCGCAGCCGAAGTCAACGTGTTGCAATTGTTGGCCGAAGGATTTAGCACGAAAGATATTGCCGAGCAGAGTGGGCGCAGCGTAAACACCGTCCGCGCCCATCTGGCTAACGCGATCAACAAGCTACAATGTCATGGCCGGGCGCAGGCGGTGGCGGCCGCGCGCCGGCGCCGCCTCATTTCGTAA
- a CDS encoding TonB family protein translates to MTSAFPRVLAAAAYSAGVAALVAATPAAQPSLGGIVLGTPMERAAAAYPLANVTKVGAISILHADRPDGGKLTAYGDFRGVVWLVRFEGVPHERGSLQLPCGGDFDLQSSYENLADGAAKFGCTAIPHAFAYSLPDRSVLVASFYGPHDGALQTATWSVSGIPASWTVPAAVPTGACNTAGEEAVVVKRAPLDVSPADAQKALGAGASPDIDVEVLLGPDGLVKRASMFRSSGSSVLDDAAITAVENSIYRPKRIHCTPTYGVYQFPFEVQH, encoded by the coding sequence ATGACAAGTGCGTTTCCTCGAGTGCTTGCGGCTGCGGCATATTCCGCGGGCGTGGCCGCCTTGGTTGCCGCGACCCCCGCCGCGCAGCCATCGTTAGGCGGCATCGTTCTCGGTACACCGATGGAAAGAGCTGCCGCTGCGTATCCGCTGGCAAATGTAACGAAGGTCGGTGCGATTTCAATCCTGCACGCCGACCGTCCCGACGGCGGAAAGTTGACTGCGTACGGCGACTTTCGCGGCGTGGTGTGGCTGGTTCGCTTCGAAGGCGTTCCACACGAACGCGGTTCGTTGCAGTTACCGTGCGGGGGCGATTTCGATCTACAGTCGTCGTACGAAAATCTCGCCGACGGGGCCGCAAAGTTCGGCTGCACCGCGATCCCTCATGCTTTCGCGTATTCGTTGCCGGATCGATCGGTGTTGGTGGCGTCGTTCTACGGTCCGCATGACGGCGCTCTGCAAACCGCAACCTGGTCGGTCTCCGGTATTCCGGCGTCGTGGACCGTACCCGCGGCGGTACCAACCGGCGCGTGCAACACGGCTGGGGAAGAAGCTGTAGTCGTAAAGCGCGCGCCGCTCGACGTTTCGCCTGCAGACGCGCAAAAGGCGCTAGGAGCCGGAGCATCGCCCGACATAGACGTCGAGGTGCTGCTCGGGCCCGACGGTTTGGTGAAGCGTGCGTCGATGTTTCGCAGTAGCGGAAGCTCGGTGCTCGACGACGCGGCCATCACCGCAGTGGAGAATAGTATCTATCGACCCAAGCGCATTCATTGCACACCAACCTATGGCGTGTACCAGTTTCCGTTCGAGGTGCAGCATTAG